The sequence below is a genomic window from Streptomyces sp. V1I1.
GGGCGGACGGCCGCCCTGCGGTGGCGAGATCCACGGGACCGGGACCGGCCTGCGCATCACCCGGTCCGTGCGCATCCGCCCGAGGACCTCCACCGGCAGCCCGTGCAGGAGGTGGGCCATGCGCGGGGCGTCGTATCCAGCGTCGAAGACGATCAGGATGTCGCGGTCGCCGATGCGCCACCGGCCCATGTCGATGAGGTCCTCGACCACCCTGCGGACCTGCGTGGCAGTAGCCTCGGCGACGTCGTCGGCAGGGCCGGGACGGACGGCGTCCAGGAGCTGGCACCATGACGTCCGGCCCGATTCCAGGGCGGCGACGAAGGAGTAGGGCCAGCCGGGCACGAACTGGTCGGAGGACCGGCCGCTGCGGCCGTAGACGTGGCAGAACAAGCGATCCGGACTGGTGGGTGCGTCCGGGCGGAGCCAGTTCGTGACGTCCACGGCCAGCACCAGGCGCCCGTCGGCGGCCTCGGGTTGCGGCAAGCCGGCCAGCACCTGCCGCAACCGCGGCACGTCCACGCTCCCGCAGTTCAGCGCGTCGTACATCGCGCCGTGTCCACGCCGGTGCCCGGCCACCAGCGTCAGGTCTACCGGCGCGGTCACCGGCCCGTCCGCACACAGCAGCGCGCCCGCCAGTTCGAACAACTCGTCCCCGCGCCCGGTCAGGCAGTCGAAGAAATCGTCCCGGAAGCGTGACGCCACCGTGAACGGATCCCGCCCGACATCGTGATGCAGCAAACTCATCCCCCCACGGCCTTCGTTGCTGGTCAAGTGCCTCTTTGGTCGGAGCACAGGATCAGACGAAGGCCGTGTTCACGTCCCCGGAATCCTCGTACGAGCGATCACGTTCGGGACGTCGTTCGAGGTCAGACCATAAAGAACAAGCTCAGAGCGTGTTTCCAAACCCCCACCTGCGCACCGGACGCCGCTGCGCCCGCCGTCTTGTCAGCGCGGGCAATGCGAACGGAGAGCGCTGCGATCCGTTCTGTCCGACGGGTGGGCGTTGACCCGCCTCCCCGATCGGTGCTTTCCCTCGCGTAGGGGCACCGAGGTGCGGCTAGGTCTGCTGTACTAGCTGGACGGCGACAGCAGGGTGCGTGGGGACGGGGGGACGCATGTCGAGAGTGCCGGCGATGGTCTGGTTTCAGGGTGACTCGGACAATCATGTTCGATGGTCGCGGGATGAGCGTCAGTTTGGGCTGGTGTTCCAGTGGCCGGGAGTTCATGTACTAGACGATCGCCGCGCCAGCAGCCCGCCGTCCATCGCGCGCGTCGGGCACACCACCTACATGGCGTGGAAAGGCGCCAACGACGACAAGCACATCTACTGGTCGACGCTGTCGGGCTACAGCGGACCATTGAGCGACCACCCAGCCACCTGGTCACCGCAGCAATCGGCGCACTGGCTCCAGACAGACACGTTTCCGACCTTGTCGCCATGGAATGGTCGGCTGTTGATGTACTGGAAGCGGTACAGCACCAACCCCGATCCGTACTCCAATGACCGGAGGATGGTCTGGTCCGAGCTGGTCGACGGCCAGTGGACCAGTCCGACGGAGTTCGACACCGTATTTCGCGGTGTAGAGGGCGTCGCAGCGGCTGTACACCAAGGGCGTCGCTACCTGGCGTGGCGGGGCAGGGGCACCGACACCCGTATTCACTGGCACTGGTTCGACGGTGGGCACGCGCAAGACGGGGCGATCGCCGACGACCAGCACACGAACGCGCTGCCTTCCCTGGTATCCGACGGCACCACGCTCCACATGGCATGGCGCAACACCGACGATGACCACATCAGCTGGTCAACGCTGACAGGCCCTCCCGAGGCCCCCAGGTGGCGGCCGCGGCAAGTGCTCAACGACCGGCGGACAGCGGGCAGTCCGACGCTGGGAGCCTCTGATCCAGGGTCCGTGATTATGGTGTGGGCGGGCGCGGCAGGCGACTCCGCCGTGTGGTGGTCGCGCTTCACCAACGGGCAGTGGGGGCAACAGTACGCATGCACCGATCGGCACCTCGACAGCCCGATGAGAGTCGGACTGCTCTAACTGAACGTTTCCGCCCGCGCCTCCAGGCCCGGGTCCGGTACTTCCCGCC
It includes:
- a CDS encoding NF041680 family putative transposase — translated: MSLLHHDVGRDPFTVASRFRDDFFDCLTGRGDELFELAGALLCADGPVTAPVDLTLVAGHRRGHGAMYDALNCGSVDVPRLRQVLAGLPQPEAADGRLVLAVDVTNWLRPDAPTSPDRLFCHVYGRSGRSSDQFVPGWPYSFVAALESGRTSWCQLLDAVRPGPADDVAEATATQVRRVVEDLIDMGRWRIGDRDILIVFDAGYDAPRMAHLLHGLPVEVLGRMRTDRVMRRPVPVPWISPPQGGRPPKHGKEFRFAKPETWGEPDAATTQVTDRYGTARAMAWDRIHPRLTTRSAWIDHTGELPVIEGTLIRLQVDRLPGGNDPLPLWLWSSATGLTAAEVEIRWQAFLRRFDLEHTFRMIKQTLGWTRPKLRTPEAADRWTWLIIAAHTQLRLVREAAADLRRPWERPAEPGRLTPARVRRGFRNLRPHLTCPARAPKPSRPGPGRPPGSKNRHPAPRHDVGKTVKRPEGIKERSRAGG